AAGCACTATCATAGACGCCACAAGGTCTGCGAGTTTCACTCTAAAGCTTCGACTGTTATCGCGGCTGGGTTGACTCAGCGATTCTGCCAGCAGTGTAGCAggtttcttttcaaaattacTTCAATGCCCTCCCCATGCACTCCCAGCTTCGCATTTTAATGTTCTTTAATTTTCCAATCAGTTTGTCTTTGATAGGCGTAGTGTGATGAACTGATAGTGATGATAGAAtaactcttctctttttctgtataaaaaaaattgaatggcGGAAATACCCTCGTTATTTCAATGATTGGTTTCCCGTACAGGGAGCAATCCCGAGGGCATTTGCGTCCGTAAACTTCACTTCGGGTTTCCGTTTACGTACCTGGCTTTAGTTAGTTTGGTTTAACCATCGCCTTAATTAGTTAAGgcatgaaattaaaaaaaaaaccacgACTTGCATTGATATTCCCACACTCTGTAACCATGGCCAATTGGCAAGAAACAAAAGCCAGTGATTTTGCTGCCTTCATCTCCGGACATGGTCAAAAAATGCACCACCTGACGATAATGCCCTTGGAGTTATTCTTTTGTTGCCAATGATTGGGAGTGTCGTACATGTGGAAATCCCGAGGGCATTTGTGTCCGTATACTATACAAACACAATTTTTTACAATCATATTTCCTTTTTCACGTACTGACCGTTTTACCTTGTTATGGGCAGTATTCTTTACAGTTTTGATACGAATAATTACTCTGTTCATTATTGTTAACAATTCTAAAAATGTGTTCAAAAAAATTGTTTCCCAGATTTCATCTTCTTTCAGAATTTGACAACGGAAAGCGCAGTTGCCGAAAGAGGTTAGCTGATCACAATCGCCGCCGGCGAAAATCACACCAGATTAATCATGACGCCAACAAGTCACATCCTGAAACTGCAACCAACTCTTCTTCTGAAAATCTCCCAAGTGAGTTTAATTAATTGCCAACATTCTTCAACACTCACCTGCTCTGTATTAGCCTTGAGttagttaattttcttttctttttttattcattttctcGTTGCATATTACTTAGGGTCCCCACAGGACTCCGGGACTCATAACTCCTCCTCGTCAGTGACAGTGGCAGTATCACCGCCACGAATGTTTTTGGATTGTTTCAGGCAAAGACCATATCAAGCAAcagcatcttcttcttcagcaTCATCGAGCTCACTGTTTTTCTCAAGTGGGTAATGTcactgaaagaaaaaaaaaaaaaaaaagatcaagAAACCGCATTTAATTAGCAGTAACATAGTGTTAcgtctaattttcttttacttcttcggttactcttttttttttctttccccttCTTATATTTCAATGTTTACTCTTGAAATTGATGTTTATAACATCAAATGGATTATcaactaatataattatatataaatatatatttttttacccTGCTTGGAAAGAAGTTAGTATGCAAattattgagtttaatttgtattttattattttgataatgattACAGTACAGCAAGGTTTATGATATACaacattgaaaataaaatagaaaaagaatttggaGTTTTCCAAAGGAAGTGACTGTTGGGGTTCAGAGATAGGTGTGATAAGCACGGGAGTGCAGGATTACTATCATTTAGAGCAATATTGCATTATTATCAGTTTGTCTTGTTCAAGAATTTCATGtccaataatttaattaatcgcAGTAAACTCTTACGTAAAAACatagtaataaattaaatggCAATATAATCCGACTTTTTCTTTGGAATTTTAGAGAGGACGTGAAGTTGTCAAGCTGTCTCCCACATGGAGGCTGTGTACTAAGCATAGTCATTATCGACAAAATCAATCAaagtctctctctctctcaatgTCATTGCAGTTTggccttttccttttttcagAAAGGAGTGGTAGAAGTTGTGAAAAATGTTGCAGACACTTGCTTTCTTATCTCTGCCtcagaatataattaaatgctATGTTTGGATTTAGATATTTGAAAATTCATGGAATCATATAAATCTTTAAAACATGGAGTATTAAGTAATTTTGGATTTGGAATATAATGACTTGGGCAATCACATTAGTTTCATTTAtacttctaattttttaaaaaccaaagcttttttcataattcacaTAGATAAAGTTTGGTTTTATGACTTTTAAATAATCCATATAAATTTGTTTAGATTCAAAATTTGgtccaaaaaaatttaaataaaattcatgaaTGTTTCAAATTCCTTATAAgagatgaattttataaaatttcttatttgattgttataaattaaactgATATCAGAactattttatagttttatcatgcatatcaaataaaagagaataaataattttatgaaataaatcctcataaaaaattaaaatctttttaaatccttttgattttgataaaacTTATGAATCTCAAAAAACCTTATTCTAAACAAGCAAAGAattcatcaaataaaatatcccCTAATTAGTACACCATCTAAGCTTCTGATAATGGCGAATGAGTAGGCTTCTTTTATATTGGTATCATGCAATTTGGCTTTCGGCAAGTTCTTGGTGAGTAAATGAGCTGAATATGATTATCTGCTTCTAAACTACGAGTAATTGTAATTTGTATGTGATGGTTTCTTTAGGTGGAGGGCTGATTTTGGAGTTAATATCTAAACCCTGCAAAGCAGAAAAATGTCGTTATTCCTTCCTGAAATATAGAAGCTAATTAATCTATTATGGCCATCTTTTAGAATGTATGATGTAATATTCTCATTCATCGCCCCTTGGATAGAACCTATTTTTGAAAAGGCTCAAAGAAAGAGGGTATATATTTCACTTATATATACTATAGATCCGATCTGTTTGTATATGAGGTCGGTTCTGATATCAtgataaatgaatttttgaGTAGAATTTATTCTCAAAagttaactaaaaaaaaaagaatgtcaAATCCATTTATACACAGTATTAGTAATCAAGTGATATAAAATAGATACATACAagttttaacaattttttttttttaaaagtgcCTTCCTCTTATTCAATTTATCTTTTGTCCactcaaatttcttttaaagattGGATCTGCATGGTTTCTcatatgaagaaaagaaacatagTGAAGCTGGTTTATCTAATCTACTTCAGTTGCCATATTTGGTTTTATTACCAGCTTCATGCAAGCACAAATTCTTCAGTTCAGTTGCAcaaaacataattatttatctcctgcctgaatataaaaatagttagcaaTTAAATAGGTCATAACATTCTTGGGAgcaataatatacatatatttgtcaatcctAATCATTTTAGGTACCTACAATTGATCCCCTGTGGCACGTAATTACAATTAACTTGAAATTTTGTCAGATTTCTCACTTAAGATTCACACTCCAACGAAGAACTTATCGAATGGTATATTCTTAGATAAAAACTAAGCCATAAAGCTGATGCTGAATCTCGTGTTTGTTTGTTCTGGTTGTTGTATGTATACATACACAATCAATTGTGTTGTGCTATAAAAGGATTCATAGgaagaataaattattaattaaacaagTTGGATTAGATGTTACACTCCCTGTAATGATTCACACGGCTCCGTCCAACTTCCACGAAATTTAATTTGTGGGTCCCGTCCTTGttttcagtttttcttttcttttcttttcttttcctttaatgGTTTCTGTTTATATGCTAATTCATGGGTCTTTACCGATGGAAAcacatattttagtatttatttgaTTCTCAAAAGGAGAAGACAAGCAAACAAACAAAGATTTCAAACCCTTTTAGGGTCTATCACTTACCTAAAAACAAACATGAGGGAAACTAGCCTTCATGAATCATGTGCCTTGATGTTACACGATTGATGTAAAGGTTAATTGTTTTTATAACTATAATCCCAAAAGCAATCTGAACacctaattaataaaactaagtcCCACACGTGGAGAGACACATTTTTGTCAAGAACCAAAgtctttatcttttctttttaaatatattttctgaaTACAGAATGATTAGAAATAGAGAATATTAGTTATTGTGGAACAGTCTATTCACTTTGTGTTTTCTGAGGAAAATTCCGTGGGCTGTCCTTATGCTCAATAAGGAATTATATATTACATTTGAAgtatatatacaaattaaacCAACTACATTCTATAACGAAAAAGAAACAAGCGAGTGAATCCAAACTCAGGCGTAGCTACGAGACCAATACCAAAGAAATTTCCACTTGATATTTGTTTTTATCATTCAAGCTGTGTTCTTCTCCAGGAACTTTCGTTTCTTGATCACTTGTGCAAgcttttgcattttcctttcgGCCCAAAAGGAAAGAGACTCGTATTTCCTCTTTCCATTTGACATCTATTCGGCAATCCCAATTGTTGTGGTGTAACACGAAGATCCCTGGCTGTATTTCTTTCTGgttactattattattgtcaTATACTTGGAACACAGTTCACAAAATTTCTTGCAAGGTTTTCATCTCCGGTAATAAAGTTTTTCTAAATACTCAAATGTCTTAACATTTATGTCTCTTTTCTCACATAGAAacaaatttatcttttataatgcgcacataattatttcttttcttatttcttaaaCACTACAACATGAGAAGAATACATCTTAAAAAGGCTAGCCACTCCTATACATCATAGTGACTTGTCAAGATCTTTCGCACATAATGTGCTCTCATTTATGAGTGTAAAGTTATTTTACCCTGCATAGACTGTATCCAATGGTTCGTAGGTCATGTATGCATCTGCCTGTCAGGGCAGTGAAATTTTTTCACTACGACCACGTGGATAAATCTGATCAACAATTTTTATAGgcaagaaagagaagaaaggaaaCAGAAAAATCTGATGGACAATACAATCACCAAGGATTCGTGAATTGGCCCACCTAATATAAGAACTCTAGAGATATACAGGCAGCCTAAAGTTGTGGTTATGTAGCTGTAATTAGAAGGGCGGATTTCTGTGGTGAAGCTATTTTGCCATTAAAAAGTCTGTCATTCAGCTCCAAGAACCCAatgtttaaagaaaaaaaaaaaggaagttaTGATTACTTTATGAATCGGAATTGAAATGAATCTTGCCTTTACTctgtatataaatttgatatttccTTAAAGTCGACCAACAAAGATCTAGTAACTTAGATCACATCTCTAAAATGTTTGGAGAAAGGTCTCTATCTCCCGTACCTTTCACTTCAATTTGCTGTCCCAACTTGGTCCCTTCCACTGTGCAAGAAAAAGGATGCTCTACTGCTACTACTATATACCCccttcactttttttttttttttttgaatttatatacaGTTGCATACTTGAGCTTAAATATCATCAATACTTTCTTATGTTAGAGTCAGTCAATGATAAAAACAAGTTTAGACAACATGGGTATTGCAATTTCGAAAATACCCTTGCAACATATATGCTCCAAGCCACATTTAGGCTTTAGTTGCTTCTGTTTGTTTGTGTTTTGTCTTATTAACATTGTTCAATTTGTATGAATTCCTTTATGAGATTAAAACGTTAATATGGTTATTGTGAATTTCGAGAAAAGAAAACGAGACAatgtttagattttattttcttttgacatAGAATGAGACTAGGTTTGTTTAGCAGATGAGTACAGAACTCAATACCAGTGTGAGTGAGTGAGTCACAAACGAGTTTAAATGCAAATTAGTAAATGGTTGGGCCTACATTGTGGCGTGATTGAGGAATTTGTGGAGCCCTAAGAGTTTAAATGCAACTACCATCTCTACTGATACCATAGGTGATGGGGGTTTTCTCTCTAGGATTATTGCTACGAGCCTGATAATTGTATTTGTGGGGACTGGTTTTGATTTGGAGAAGATTGTGGGTTTTGCTGCAGCTGCAGGATCACGTGCACCTCCACGTGATACTCACTTTCAGCCTCTGTTATATTTGTCTTCTGTTAATTTGGACAGTTCATTAGGTAGCTGGTGAAATCCAAAATCATGCTATTTCGAGTTTGATATGTTTCTTTTGATTTGAGGCAGAAGAGTAGAGGGTCTGTTTCAAGAAAGCTGGAGCCTGGCAATGCTATTCTATGCTCACTTATTAATCACTGAgttgcctcttcctttcatttttttttatttttatttttagtttatttggGTTAGGTATCACTTCAATTCTTTGACTTCTATGGGTGCAGAATCTATGAAATTATAGCTAGGGCAAGTCTCATAATCGAACTAGTAGCTGAACAAAGTTACGTCCTTGTGGAACAATCTCCTGAAACTATAACAtattgaaaagagaaaaagaaaaagaaataaatttgtttGATTGGGTTACACGTTGACATCACACAACTAGTACGTATTCcatacaattttcttttttctcaaagGTGTATAAATTACTGTTACAAGGCAAAGGCAATAATATGTGCATGGTGTGTGGGCAGAGAAGccatttttgttttcattttggACAGAAAGAAGGCATAATTTGTGAAGCCTTCGTGGAGTAATGGCGAAGAAGTTTTGAGAAACTTGAAAACAACTAGCCGAGTAATGGTTATAGGGACACTTGAGAATCCTTTGGATCGTAGGCATGCTCTTGGAGAAAGGAATTTGACTAGACGCCAATTCTGTATCATTGTTTCAACTTTCTTTACATCTTTTGTCCATTCTATTATTGATTTCCAGTCTCTATAGAGCAATTTCACATGTTGTTTCCCATACGtatccttttttttaatataaatataaatataaagatatgACCTAACCAACTGTATAACATCTTATGTTGTGtcccaacaaaagaaaaaggaaaatcacAAATTTCTATGCTTGaattttcaggttttcaaATCAAAATAGTCAGATAGGCCGGTCACAGCAATCAGCAGttgaaacaaaacaaaacaaaaatcacaTTGTTTAAGACGAATATTTCCCCACTAAAAGAAATtgtttcagaaaaaaaaaataaaaatcaaagctcctgtctttttctttttttttttttggtagaAAAAGCTCCTTTATTTTCATCCTGTAATGTCggttatatatatcaaatattaatctttattttctttgccAAGTCAAATATGATTCTGTTATTgagataaaatgaaaaaatcaGGAACACTTGTCATTCTCTTTTTGAGAAATAACAAATATCAATCTTAATTGAAATTTGTATCATTTCAAGTTGCTCGACTTGTCTACTTTCTGCACCTCCTCAAATGCAAGAAATTGCTAGTCATATTTCGTACGCACAAGAAGGAACGAATTATATATGGcacatttaatcttttttctttgaacatctcaatattattcatttttgttagtattattaattttttgcgccatttcttgaaaaatttgaCATTCTTAAGAATATATTTGACAAAACATAGTTAATAagaaactaaattattaaattaaaaacaattattaatatattttcataacacTTAACAATAGTTTTAAAACATGTCctatgtaaataaattaaagagttGATggacatttataaaaaaacagACTTATAagagcatattaattatattttaatattatattaattataaaattagttctataattaaataataattttaattttaaagaataatattttaaatattatatttaattataaattaattttttgatatgtaataatgttaataatattgatatattaatttatataataataaaattaattagtttttctggatatgttgaatttttttttaatggctGAAGCCcaacttttcttttaggaATTCAGAATGAAAGAGAAATTTTGATACTGGATTATTTACGTAACCCACTTGAAGTACAGCCAACAAATGGAAGAAGATCAAAAGTAGAACACAGATTTTATGTTCTTCTCGAAGCTACCCAATGCCTTGTCATGACTCAAGTTTTGGGGTTTTCAGAAATCTATAAGCTCAAACTAATTTATTCGGAATGCAATCTCAACTCATGTTATTACTTGCACGATTCTacataaattgaattaaattaaatatccaGAGAAACAAACAACTAGTTGttcttgaaaatttaattgaccACAAGAAATGTTCCACAAAAGAATTTAGTGTTAAGAACTTTAAATATCATGGGCTCCCGCCCAATTGTTCCACAACTCAGAACATTCTTGTTCATCatccttatttttttctctagcAGACAAGAACCCGAATGCCGAATTCGGAGTCTGCATTAAGTCAAGCGTGACTTGTGTATCCGGGACGTGGAATCTGTCCCAATTATGGTGGGGGATGGTGAATGAATTATTGGTGCTAGGTTGGGAGTGATCAGAACCCAAGTCTTCTATCCCATTATTATGGTGCAAGTGTCGTTCAAGAACGAGCTGTCTCGTCAAGATTGCAGCGCGGTTCTCTGCAATCAATTCGCGTAATGCTGCGCTGGATCTTGAAGAGAGATCAGATGAAGAAATCCAAGAATCGGCCTTTGATGACAGAAGAGAGAGAGCACGGCCTGTCGGTGACGCTAAGTATGGAAATCTTGCACTCATATACTTGTCTGTTGAACAGGAAATTGCCCATTCAGTTGCTTTTTTAACTCCATTTTTCATGTCTATATAATTTCACTAGTAACgataattaagaataatttgcAGGAACACGAACATGCTAATTAAGCATAACATGTTCACTGCCCTGTATCAGAAGCAACACTGCTGACTTGGGACAACAAAATGTTTTCAGATCACATGCATGTCTTAGAGTCTACAGGTATTAGCTTCTTGTTTGGTAATCAAATTAGGActgtaaattttaaagtatGGTAACTTTAGGTGCCCTTCTATGGCTATTTCattctttcatattttatttttatcatatacgTATAGTGGAATTGAACTTCATCATATTGTTTTATGAAAAACAAAGTTATTGTAAAATTCTCCGTAATTTAATTCTATCAGCATTTTATCGGTTAGAAAACGTAGATATAATTCTTTTCAAAACtaattatatcataaaattgTGTGTTCTTTGTTCTAATTTGGTCCAAAAAAAGATGGCTAAAAATTGACACAAATGTTAAACTTTTGAGTTTGAGTGAAGATGAGACTTAGGCCTTAGCTATAGCATTTGAGACAATAGAGCCTTGCAAATGAGTTCGTGCAATTTTAGCAGTCTTGAAATCCCTTTTATGcaactcaaaaagaaaatatttcatttcctGGATATAATTGAAACAGTCAAAGCTTTCATGTCTTTTTTGCCAATATCCTAGGGAAAGGCTGGAAATAACGTCTATCCCAAAaggaattaaatcaaatagcACAGAATGTACGTAATTCTGGCTTTAATTTTTCACATTTAAACCATGTTTacaatttctatttaattcaGTTAATGAACTAATATATCATGTTCctaattactttttcttttcttgatatAAACCGAGGCCAAAGCCTAACACCTCCAAGACAAATGacaagaaaagcaaaaacaGTTGAATTCATAATGAAATGCTATCATTGTACTTTCAAAACTAAGCCCACAAAGAATTCAGGATTCTCATTGAAAAATCGAGTTAATAGAAAGAATCAGAGGATTAAACTGAATTAATAGCTCAAGTTTTTTTGATGAAATAATTTGTTGCCATCGTATCAAAGTTGTTATGATAAAAGTCAGTGTATTTCACACCACAAATCTAACGGACAAgaaatgttatatatataacgATATATGGAAACTAACTATTTTGAGCTTTTTTTGGGAATAACTGTTTGAGATAACTAACCAAAAACCCAGCAAATTCAGAAACATTGGACAGGACTGCAAGagaaatcaaactaattataaatagaagaTAAGTACCTTGACAAGAGTTCCTGGAAACAGAATCATGAGCGCTCTTTCTTCTTCGCTCGTTGTGACCAGCTAATCTCCTTCTACAGCTCCGCTTGGCGTCATCAAATTCTGACACTACGTGAAACCTATTCCACTCACTAATTAGTCTAGCTATATATTGTACACTTTCTATTATAGGCTAcaaactttttcttaaaagaagaaaatgaaatattaaaattacctGCTACACTGCTGACAAAATCGCTGTTCCAACCCTAGAACGATTACGTTAGAAGCCTTTGAATGCATTTCACAGACTTTATGTCTTCTGTGATAATCCTTAGCTTTGACCAATGCCACATGACAACCCTCCACTTGACACCTTGGTACGGGTACCGCAGCCGCCGCCGCAGATGATGATGGTCCTACTTGACTACCCACGACACTGTAATATGGTTTCCCTCTTTTTCCTATAGAGAAACTAGTTATCTCTCGGTCACTCGCAGGGATTGTATTAGTATCCTCGAAATAGTGTCTCTTGCCAAGCTTCAAGCACATTAGATGTGGATCCGGGTGCAAGTGGGACAACCCTTCTCCAGCGTAGAGAGAGAGCTGCTGATAGTGGTGATCATGGTGTTGGTAATAAAGACTTTGATGGGGAAAAATGAGTGAGTTGGTGGTGGAGCTGGTGCTTTCCCCGGTTGCAGAGGTGGAGACCGCGGTAGCAGTGGTAAACAACGTGGTGGCGTTACTAGTACTGGCCCAGTCAAATCTTGAAGTATTAGGCTCAAACATATCCCAACCAAGAATAGTATTACTGCTGGTTTGGCCTTTGTTACGGTTGATGTGGCCATTATTGTACACGTTGCCGCCATTTTCCATCTCTTTGTTTTTGCTCTAaaatctctttctctttctgcTTAGCAGTATATAATATTCTTCGTCTGTTctctcactctctctctctctctctctctctctctctgtggCTCCGTATTACATTGACAAGAAGTAAAAATTATGCGGATCAGTTGTGATTTGCTAGTTTCTTGTtataaaagaggaaaagaaacgttgataaaagaaagaaagcgaaagagagagagaggccaaTGAATGAAAGCGTCTGCTCCTCAGTTCTTGCACCCAAATGTGGCATGGGAGCTCGAGTTAAAAGCtgcaatttttaataaaagagagaaagagagagagagagcaagCGAAACGAGGGGGTAGGATAAAAGAGAGATAGATAGAGAAAGATGGCACGTGTGGATAAGGATGTGCACGTGAGAGGGGGGGCCAGTCCAGGTGGATTGAAGTGATATTTTTGATTACGAAGTATCGTTTCTGAGTCTGTTAGCTTGGCCACCTAAAAGAACTTGtaatagaaataatagtaAGTTTAAACGATGAGACCcatgaagaagaaagaagaagaagaagaagaagattgcATAATCTATCCTCAGTAGAGACCTTATTTCCTctttatagaaagaaaagcaaCAGCCATAATTGTACAGAATATGATTGCCGTACTCAATCCACACGCAGTTGGAAAGGTCGTGTACTACACACTGTTCTTATTTCAGGTAATTGCCATGCATTTCCTACGTAATCTCCATCCTGCTTTATCCAGGTTCTAATGTTACGTTCAACTTATCCTGCATGAATTAAGCGTGTTTTCCACGGCCTTAACTCGACGGTGAGACAAATATTCTTTCATTTTGTAAAATATCTATCTAGAATCGTTCGCCCAGTTCTCAGTTCAGTTTAACAttgtaaagaaagaaagaaaaaatcattCTCCTACATTATTATATGCTTCCAAATTTGTTAGACATTTCTTATGTTGTGGTAATAAGAAACTCAAATATTTTGAGTCccattatttatttgtttatgtatAAGAACATAAGTTTTGGGCTTCGAAATGCATTGCTTCTCCTTTTTATATAACCAAGGAAAAA
The Ricinus communis isolate WT05 ecotype wild-type chromosome 1, ASM1957865v1, whole genome shotgun sequence DNA segment above includes these coding regions:
- the LOC8265833 gene encoding squamosa promoter-binding-like protein 7 → MENGGNVYNNGHINRNKGQTSSNTILGWDMFEPNTSRFDWASTSNATTLFTTATAVSTSATGESTSSTTNSLIFPHQSLYYQHHDHHYQQLSLYAGEGLSHLHPDPHLMCLKLGKRHYFEDTNTIPASDREITSFSIGKRGKPYYSVVGSQVGPSSSAAAAAVPVPRCQVEGCHVALVKAKDYHRRHKVCEMHSKASNVIVLGLEQRFCQQCSRFHVVSEFDDAKRSCRRRLAGHNERRRKSAHDSVSRNSCQDKYMSARFPYLASPTGRALSLLSSKADSWISSSDLSSRSSAALRELIAENRAAILTRQLVLERHLHHNNGIEDLGSDHSQPSTNNSFTIPHHNWDRFHVPDTQVTLDLMQTPNSAFGFLSAREKNKDDEQECSELWNNWAGAHDI